One Myxococcota bacterium DNA window includes the following coding sequences:
- the sucC gene encoding ADP-forming succinate--CoA ligase subunit beta: MNVHEYQAKALLREFGIEVPPGRLVTTAAEAEQAARDIGGVVVVKAQVHAGGRGKAGGIKVVKTPEQARQTAEEMIGMRLVTKQTGAEGKVVRRLYVEAGSKIEGELYLALLVDRATQNVAILGSTAGGMDIEEVAHATPEKILSVQVDPLVGVCDFQSRQLGKRLGLTGKRNDSFVSLVRNLYRLFMEKDVSLAEVNPLVISGDSVIPLDCKLNFDDNALYRHKDLAALRDPDEEDPREAEAAKYDLNWVSLDGNIGCMVNGAGLAMATMDIIQYAGGKPANFLDLGGGADAERVAHAFRLILADKNVKGILVNIFGGIVLCDRVAEGIISAAKSVGVKVPLVVRLDGTNAEKGRQMLAGSGLGITPADGMKDAGEKIVRAVAA, from the coding sequence ATGAACGTCCACGAGTACCAGGCGAAGGCGCTGCTGCGCGAGTTCGGGATCGAGGTCCCGCCGGGCCGGCTGGTCACGACCGCGGCCGAGGCCGAGCAGGCCGCGCGCGACATCGGCGGCGTGGTGGTGGTGAAGGCGCAGGTCCACGCCGGCGGCCGCGGCAAGGCCGGCGGCATCAAGGTGGTGAAGACGCCCGAGCAGGCGCGCCAGACCGCCGAAGAGATGATCGGCATGCGGCTGGTCACCAAGCAGACCGGCGCCGAGGGCAAGGTCGTGCGCCGGCTGTACGTGGAGGCGGGCTCGAAGATCGAGGGCGAGCTGTATCTCGCGCTCCTGGTCGACCGCGCCACGCAGAACGTGGCCATCCTGGGCTCGACCGCCGGCGGCATGGACATCGAGGAGGTCGCGCACGCCACGCCCGAGAAGATCCTCTCCGTGCAGGTCGACCCGCTGGTCGGCGTGTGCGACTTCCAGTCGCGCCAGCTCGGCAAGCGGCTGGGACTCACCGGCAAGCGCAACGACTCGTTCGTGTCACTCGTGCGCAACCTGTACCGGCTGTTCATGGAGAAGGACGTGTCGCTGGCCGAGGTGAACCCGCTCGTGATCTCGGGTGACTCGGTGATCCCGCTCGACTGCAAGCTCAACTTCGACGACAACGCCCTCTACCGGCACAAGGACCTGGCCGCGCTGCGCGACCCCGACGAGGAGGATCCGCGCGAGGCCGAGGCCGCGAAATACGACCTGAACTGGGTCTCGCTCGACGGCAACATCGGCTGCATGGTCAACGGCGCGGGCCTGGCCATGGCCACCATGGACATCATCCAGTACGCCGGCGGCAAGCCCGCGAACTTCCTCGACCTGGGCGGAGGCGCCGACGCCGAGCGCGTGGCGCACGCCTTCCGCCTGATCCTCGCGGACAAGAACGTGAAGGGGATCCTGGTGAACATCTTCGGCGGGATCGTGCTCTGCGACCGGGTCGCGGAAGGCATCATCTCCGCCGCCAAGTCGGTGGGCGTGAAGGTGCCGCTGGTCGTGCGGCTCGATGGCACGAACGCCGAGAAGGGCCGGCAGATGCTGGCCGGCTCGGGCTTGGGAATCACTCCGGCCGACGGCATGAAGGACGCGGGCGAGAAGATCGTCCGCGCGGTGGCGGCATGA
- the mdh gene encoding malate dehydrogenase: protein MKRPKISLIGAGQIGGVQAALIAQRRIADVVLFDVVEGVPQGKALDICHALSGWGSDVSVTGTNDYKDTAGSDLYIVTAGVPRKPGMSRDDLLSVNLGIIKTVAAGIQQHSPNAVVIVVSNPLDVMVLAMQQLTGFPHKRVFGQAGVLDSSRFRFFVAQHLGVSVRDVHAVVLGGHGDTMVPLPRYCSVGGVPLRKLVDDATIAKISKRTQDAGGEVVALLKTGSAFVSPAEASIEMAEAVLFDQKRVLPCAAYLDGQYGHKGMYFGVPVVIGSGGVERVLELELDRDEKALLDKSAEAVKSLVAAAKL, encoded by the coding sequence GTGAAGCGACCGAAGATCTCGCTGATCGGCGCGGGTCAGATCGGCGGCGTGCAGGCCGCCCTGATCGCGCAGCGCCGCATCGCCGACGTGGTGCTGTTCGACGTGGTCGAGGGCGTGCCGCAGGGCAAGGCGCTCGACATCTGCCACGCGCTCTCGGGCTGGGGCAGCGACGTCTCGGTGACCGGCACGAACGACTACAAGGACACCGCCGGCTCCGACCTCTACATCGTGACCGCCGGCGTGCCGCGCAAGCCGGGCATGAGCCGCGACGACCTGTTGAGCGTGAACCTGGGCATCATCAAGACCGTCGCCGCCGGCATCCAGCAGCACTCGCCCAACGCGGTCGTGATCGTGGTCTCGAACCCGCTCGACGTGATGGTGCTGGCCATGCAGCAGCTCACGGGCTTCCCGCACAAGCGCGTGTTCGGCCAGGCCGGCGTGCTCGACTCCTCGCGCTTCCGCTTCTTCGTGGCCCAGCACCTGGGCGTCTCGGTGCGCGACGTGCACGCGGTCGTGCTGGGCGGCCACGGCGACACCATGGTCCCGCTGCCGAGATACTGCAGCGTGGGCGGCGTGCCGCTGCGCAAGCTCGTGGACGACGCCACGATCGCCAAGATCTCGAAGCGCACGCAGGACGCGGGCGGCGAGGTCGTGGCGCTGCTCAAGACCGGTTCGGCCTTCGTGTCTCCCGCCGAGGCCTCGATCGAGATGGCCGAGGCGGTGCTGTTCGACCAGAAGCGCGTCCTGCCCTGCGCCGCGTATCTCGACGGCCAGTACGGTCACAAGGGCATGTACTTCGGCGTGCCGGTGGTGATCGGCTCGGGCGGCGTCGAGCGCGTGCTCGAGCTCGAGCTCGACCGCGACGAGAAGGCGCTGCTCGACAAGAGCGCCGAGGCCGTGAAGTCACTCGTCGCCGCGGCGAAGCTCTGA
- the icd gene encoding NADP-dependent isocitrate dehydrogenase, protein MADAALVRMTGSLIRKRRDGTLEVPDNPTIAYVEGDGTGRDIWKASVRVFDAAVAKAFHGKRKIAWYEVLAGEKAFKATKNWLPDETVDTFRKCLVGIKGPLTTPIGGGIRSLNVALRQILDLYVCLRPVRWYEGVPSPVRQPQLVDMVIFRENTEDIYAGIEWKAGSPEAKKVIAFLQKQMKVKTIRFPATSGIGIKPVSRQGTERLVRAALDYAIEHKRKSVTLVHKGNIMKYTEGAFRDWGYKLVKKEYQGRAIGWDDCGGKPPDGQVLVKDSIADITLQQVLTRPDEFDVIATMNLNGDYLSDALAAQVGGIGIAPGANINYKTGHGIFEATHGTAPKYADQDKVNPSSVILSGVMMLDHLGWGEAARMIDRGISRAIAQKRVTYDFHRLMEGATLLRCSEFGDAIIENME, encoded by the coding sequence ATGGCCGATGCCGCGCTCGTGCGCATGACCGGCTCACTCATTCGCAAGCGTCGCGACGGCACGCTCGAGGTCCCCGACAACCCGACCATCGCCTACGTGGAAGGTGATGGCACCGGGCGCGACATCTGGAAGGCGTCGGTGCGCGTGTTCGACGCCGCGGTCGCGAAGGCGTTTCACGGCAAGCGCAAGATCGCCTGGTACGAGGTGCTGGCCGGTGAGAAGGCCTTCAAGGCCACCAAGAACTGGCTGCCCGACGAGACGGTCGACACGTTCCGCAAGTGTCTCGTGGGCATCAAGGGGCCGCTGACCACGCCGATCGGCGGCGGCATCCGCAGCCTGAACGTCGCGCTGCGCCAGATCCTCGATCTGTACGTGTGTCTGCGCCCGGTGCGCTGGTACGAGGGCGTGCCCAGCCCCGTGCGCCAGCCGCAGCTGGTCGACATGGTGATCTTCCGCGAGAACACCGAGGACATCTACGCGGGCATCGAGTGGAAGGCCGGCTCGCCCGAGGCCAAGAAAGTCATCGCGTTCCTGCAGAAGCAGATGAAGGTGAAGACGATCCGCTTCCCCGCGACCTCCGGCATCGGCATCAAGCCCGTGAGTCGCCAGGGCACCGAGAGACTCGTGCGCGCGGCGCTCGACTACGCCATCGAGCACAAGCGCAAGTCGGTGACTCTGGTGCACAAGGGCAACATCATGAAGTACACCGAGGGCGCGTTCCGCGACTGGGGCTACAAGCTGGTCAAGAAGGAGTACCAGGGGCGCGCGATCGGCTGGGACGACTGCGGCGGCAAGCCGCCCGACGGCCAGGTCCTGGTCAAGGACTCGATCGCCGACATCACGCTGCAGCAGGTGCTCACTCGCCCCGACGAGTTCGACGTGATCGCGACCATGAACCTGAACGGCGACTATCTCAGCGACGCGCTGGCCGCGCAGGTCGGCGGCATCGGCATCGCGCCGGGCGCGAACATCAACTACAAGACCGGCCACGGCATCTTCGAGGCCACGCACGGCACCGCGCCCAAGTACGCCGACCAGGACAAGGTGAACCCGAGCTCGGTCATCCTGTCGGGCGTGATGATGCTCGACCACCTGGGCTGGGGCGAGGCCGCGCGCATGATCGACCGCGGCATCTCGCGCGCGATCGCGCAGAAGCGCGTGACTTACGATTTCCACCGCCTGATGGAAGGCGCCACGCTGCTCCGGTGCTCGGAGTTCGGCGACGCCATCATCGAGAACATGGAGTGA
- the thrH gene encoding bifunctional phosphoserine phosphatase/homoserine phosphotransferase ThrH produces the protein MIVACLDLEGVLVPEIWINVADRTGIAELRRTTRDEPDYDKLMRGRLEILDRHKLGIREIEAVIAGLEPLEGALEFLTWLRGHYQVLILSDTFYQFARPLMRKLGWPTLFAHDLEIEPSGRIASYRLRLPDQKRASVERLHDLRFRVIAAGDSYNDTSMLLAADAGILFRPPDHVAAEFPQLPVARNFVQLQRAFEQAAARIASAKS, from the coding sequence GTGATCGTCGCGTGTCTCGACCTGGAGGGCGTGCTGGTCCCCGAGATCTGGATCAACGTCGCCGACCGCACGGGCATCGCCGAGCTGCGCCGCACCACGCGCGACGAGCCCGACTACGACAAGCTGATGCGCGGCCGGCTCGAGATCCTCGACCGCCACAAGCTCGGCATCCGCGAGATCGAGGCAGTCATCGCGGGCCTCGAGCCGCTGGAGGGCGCGCTCGAGTTCCTGACCTGGCTGCGCGGGCACTACCAGGTGCTGATCCTGTCCGACACCTTCTACCAGTTCGCGCGGCCGCTCATGCGCAAGCTCGGCTGGCCGACTCTGTTCGCGCACGACCTCGAGATCGAGCCGTCGGGCCGCATCGCGAGCTACCGGCTGCGTCTGCCGGACCAGAAGCGCGCGTCGGTCGAGCGCCTGCACGACCTGCGCTTTCGCGTGATCGCCGCCGGTGACAGCTACAACGACACGAGCATGCTGCTCGCGGCCGACGCCGGCATCCTGTTCCGTCCGCCCGACCACGTGGCCGCCGAGTTCCCCCAGCTGCCCGTCGCGCGGAATTTCGTCCAGCTGCAGCGCGCGTTCGAGCAAGCCGCCGCTCGCATTGCGAGCGCGAAGAGCTAG
- a CDS encoding amidohydrolase family protein: MKRWLTLFVALAAVAHAASPPPEKWTLVQCGSALAVPGQAPRGETTLVVHDGQIRDVLSGFTPVEQVMSGKSGASEVIDLRDKFCLPGLVDLHVHLTAEYTSDVRLRRVTEDEAEVALRAAMYAKRTLDAGFTTVRDLGGSSAVFALRDAIANGFVPGPRMFVAGNPLTITGGHGDRTSGYREDLFDAPGPYQGVADGPYAARAAVRAQVKLGADWIKVHATGGVLDTVASGTDQQFKDDELQEIVSTAHMLGRKVAAHAHGAKGVNAALRAGVDTIEHGTFLDAESIELFKKTGAWYVPTVIAGKTVAERAKQPGFFPPAVAEKARAVGPHIQDALRRALAGGVKIAFGTDAGVYPHGENAREFQYMVEAGMTPAAAIEAATKSAAIVLGLESEIGSLEPGKRADLIATRRNPLVDILELQRVVFVMRAGDVERRDPGAER; this comes from the coding sequence ATGAAGCGGTGGCTGACTCTGTTCGTGGCGCTGGCCGCCGTGGCGCACGCGGCCTCGCCGCCGCCCGAGAAGTGGACGCTGGTGCAGTGCGGCTCCGCGCTGGCCGTGCCCGGCCAGGCGCCGCGCGGCGAGACCACGCTGGTCGTGCACGACGGACAGATCCGCGACGTGCTGAGCGGCTTCACTCCGGTCGAACAGGTCATGTCGGGCAAGAGCGGCGCGTCGGAAGTGATCGACCTGCGCGACAAGTTCTGTCTGCCGGGCCTGGTCGACCTGCACGTGCATCTCACCGCCGAATACACCTCCGACGTTCGGCTGCGGCGAGTCACCGAGGACGAGGCCGAGGTCGCCCTGCGCGCCGCCATGTACGCCAAGCGCACGCTCGACGCGGGCTTCACCACGGTGCGTGACCTGGGCGGCAGCTCGGCAGTGTTCGCGCTGCGCGACGCGATCGCGAACGGCTTCGTGCCCGGCCCGCGCATGTTCGTGGCGGGCAACCCGCTCACCATCACCGGCGGGCACGGCGACCGCACGAGCGGCTACCGCGAGGACCTGTTCGACGCGCCCGGTCCCTATCAGGGAGTGGCCGACGGGCCCTACGCCGCGCGCGCGGCGGTGCGCGCGCAGGTGAAGCTCGGCGCCGACTGGATCAAGGTGCACGCGACCGGCGGCGTGCTCGACACCGTGGCCTCCGGCACCGACCAGCAGTTCAAGGACGACGAGCTGCAGGAGATCGTGAGCACGGCGCACATGCTGGGGCGCAAGGTCGCCGCGCACGCGCACGGCGCAAAGGGCGTGAACGCAGCGCTGCGCGCGGGCGTCGACACGATCGAGCACGGCACGTTCCTCGACGCGGAGTCGATCGAGCTGTTCAAGAAGACCGGCGCCTGGTACGTGCCCACGGTCATCGCGGGCAAGACCGTGGCCGAGCGCGCCAAGCAGCCGGGCTTCTTCCCGCCCGCGGTCGCCGAGAAGGCGCGCGCCGTCGGCCCGCACATCCAGGACGCCCTGCGGCGCGCGCTCGCCGGCGGGGTGAAGATCGCCTTCGGCACCGACGCGGGCGTGTATCCGCACGGCGAGAACGCGCGTGAGTTCCAGTACATGGTGGAAGCCGGAATGACTCCCGCCGCGGCGATCGAGGCCGCCACCAAGAGCGCGGCCATCGTGCTCGGGCTGGAGAGCGAGATCGGGTCACTCGAGCCGGGCAAGCGCGCCGACCTGATCGCCACCCGGCGCAACCCGCTGGTCGACATCCTCGAGCTGCAGCGCGTGGTGTTCGTGATGCGCGCCGGCGACGTCGAGCGCCGCGACCCGGGAGCGGAGCGGTGA